In the genome of Drosophila yakuba strain Tai18E2 chromosome 3R, Prin_Dyak_Tai18E2_2.1, whole genome shotgun sequence, one region contains:
- the LOC6538041 gene encoding protein Diedel, whose translation MKRLTIAVFWLACINLASTTCCTSAATLHFKIRGGVCGVVGAKSNGTGCKITICANGEALVGSYCGRAACDVFGCQCIRGCLQGSFASDFLKKNYIHGIELLGTEMSELCFLCQFIPRKLEVAIN comes from the coding sequence ATGAAGCGGCTTACAATCGCGGTTTTCTGGCTGGCATGTATAAACTTGGCTTCCACGACTTGCTGCACTTCTGCGGCGACTCTGCACTTCAAGATCCGTGGAGGAGTCTGCGGCGTTGTGGGTGCGAAAAGCAATGGCACTGGCTGCAAGATTACCATATGCGCCAATGGAGAGGCCCTGGTGGGTAGCTATTGTGGTAGGGCGGCGTGCGATGTATTTGGATGCCAATGCATTAGGGGCTGCCTTCAAGGATCTTTTGCCAGCgactttttaaaaaagaattacataCACGGCATCGAATTGCTGGGCACCGAAATGAGCGAACTCTGTTTTCTGTGCCAGTTCATACCTAGAAAGTTGGAAGttgcaataaattaa